One Pagrus major chromosome 11, Pma_NU_1.0 genomic region harbors:
- the rsph4a gene encoding radial spoke head protein 4 homolog A, which yields MEPSDGNQDKCEERLKSAASFKAFLLKSSTKSNLNVYEHLTRLLMKVMDEQPQNVVDVIEDMSLDVKRAIFEGKQSTLRDLPQTTAAELLAEQQLLLFSRPEDADREEELVETPLPNVSETGFYLEQAGVGLGREEMQRVFLALKQLVESQALIRCRLWGKILGIETSYIVAEAEYREGEEDEEQSTDEEAADEEGMNSETHLTENETDPIPQSTYKPPPVVPKEARGTGANKFVYYVCQEPGLPWVKLPSVSPAQITVARQIRKFFTGRLDTPIVSYPPFPGNEANYLRAQIARISAGTQVSPQGFFQAGEEEGEEEDDAPRDSYEVNPDFEGIPVAKMVESLSTWVHHVQHILKQGCCTWVNLAVRPGEDSNEEGEVEEKEEEPDEPEPEVGPPLLTPLSQDADMFNTSPWSCKMSSTLTSQHAVAVLRSNLWPGAYAYACGKKFENIYIGWGLKYAGEGYSPPVPSPPQKEYPSGPEITEALDPSLEEEQALKDSLEEQQAAEEEMEDTEEGEEEDDD from the exons ATGGAGCCTTCGGACGGAAACCAGGACAAATGTGAAGAGAGACTTAAGTCCGCAGCTTCGTTCAAGGCTTTCCTGTTAAAGAGCAGCACGAAGAGCAACCTGAACGT CTATGAACACCTCACTCGATTGCTGATGAAAGTGATGGATGAGCAGCCACAGAATGTGGTGGATGTAATAGAGGATATGAGCCTTGATGTGAAGCGGGCTATATTTGAAGGCAAGCAGAGCACCCTGCGAGACCTTCCACAGACTacagctgctgagctgctggctgagcagcagctcctgcTGTTTTCTCGGCCAGAAGAcgctgacagagaggaggaactG GTGGAAACACCTCTTCCTAATGTAAGTGAGACTGGCTTTTACCTGGAGCAGGCTGGCGTGGGTCTGGGCAGAGAGGAGATGCAGAGAGTCTTCCTTGCACTCAAGCAGCTCGTTGAGTCACAGGCACTGATTCGCTGCCGCCTGTGGGGGAAGATTCTGGGAATAGAGACAAGCTACATCGTTGCTGAAGCTGagtacagagagggagaggaagatgaagagcagAGCACTGATGAGGAAGCAGCTGATGAAGAGGGGATGAATTCTGAGACCCATCTGACTGAGAATGAG aCAGATCCAATTCCTCAGTCGACCTATAAACCCCCACCAGTGGTGCCAAAGGAGGCCAGAGGAACAGGTGCTAACAAGTTTGTTTACTATGTGTGCCAAGAGCCTGGTCTTCCTTGGGTGAAGCTCCCATCAGTCAGTCCGGCACAGATCACTGTTGCTCGCCAAATCCGTAAATTCTTCACAGGCAGACTGGATACCCCAATTGTGAGCTACCCACCTTTTCCTGGGAATGAAGCCAACTATCTGAGAGCACAGATTGCTCGGATCTCTGCCGGCACCCAGGTCAGCCCCCAGGGCTTCTTCCAGGCTGGGGAAGAGGAAGGTGAGGAAGAAGACGATGCACCCCGGGACAGCTACGAAGTGAATCCTGATTTTGAGGGCATTCCAGTTGCTAAGATGGTGGAGTCTTTGTCCACCTGGGTGCATCACGTTCAGCACATCCTCAAGCAG GGCTGCTGTACTTGGGTGAACCTGGCTGTGAGACCAGGAGAAGACTCCAATGAGGAAGGAGAAGttgaggagaaggaagaggagccTGATGAGCCAGAGCCAGAAGTTGGACCCCCTCTGCTCACGCCCCTCTCCCAAGATGCAG atatGTTCAACACCTCTCCCTGGAGCTGTAAGATGTCCTCCACTCTCACCTCTCAGCATGCAGTAGCTGTGCTGCGCTCTAACCTCTGGCCTGGGGCATATGCATATGCTTGTGGAAA GAAGTTTGAGAACATATATATTGGATGGGGTCTGAAGTATGCAGGGGAAGGGTACAGCCCACCTGTCCCCTCACCACCACAGAAAGAATATCCCAGTGGACCAGAAATCACAGAGGCCCTGGACCCATcactggaggaggagcaggctcTGAAAGACTCTTTGGAGGAGCAACAAGCTGccgaggaggagatggaggacacagaagaaggggaggaggaagatgatgactGA